Proteins found in one Oncorhynchus mykiss isolate Arlee chromosome 17, USDA_OmykA_1.1, whole genome shotgun sequence genomic segment:
- the LOC110494989 gene encoding laminin subunit beta-3 isoform X1 — MWILFHLAALTAVAVTQRDCSRGACYPPMGDLLLGREHQLHASSTCGLTGSEVFCTYFGQWRMKCCTCDSRNPSSQLAHTIQNVLSTAGPNRWWQARKDVSPVTLQLDLQNLFQLDTIILTFKGPRPSALVVERTLDNGQTWQPSLYMASDCRSAFPGIAMTMPRSLDQTYCYTLPPVPANSYQDQTIQFSPLGQFSSISVPNGQKIQEVSGLTGLRVKLTELGAVPRLPGRTPSLFYALGEMTVMGTCLCHGHANRCLQDTTAYQMPSTQVSAQCECQHNTAGVNCEQCADLYNDLPWRSAEEGNTHTCKRCECNNHAQRCRFDPSVYEASGWRSGGVCEGCLHHTTGPKCDRCAPGYQLNHRSSIDQPDACIRCHCSAEGAENGGRCDDVTGSCRCKMGYYGLTASNPLGCTKCLCSAEGSLSSVCDPVSGQCPCRPYHQGLTCELCSRGYWNPSSPHGCEPCRCDPTNSHGDTCDRSTGQCQCRSGFGGRTCTECPDNTYGDPLIGCRLCQCAAGGMVPGGCDKRTGACRCRIGVIGTRCDACSRGHVYSFPDCEVCPSCFFSLDSYIQNLTLGLERLSARIPSRPGGSLPTGLGLRIQALEATLIQIRDSLPLPTPSMRQVNDALFQLRRLRDQLDQVDGDLSPQGRGLELGSQLDELQALLGGLGLLYNSKRDALRNPINSNNAGAFSSIKNAYDESTDAAKSVDASGKTVDQSSAVREDALDLQNQVQPENTRDLEKLNQQLNTKPDLSPTAKQVCGSVRSAPCTPAQCDGELCPAEGAPPCGRGESCVGVLPLGNRAVRDAEEVKDRLQQLNGKITQAAAQIQKTQDTVNLVRQSTDDLGNQMRRARDDLEADLQETRYFVKELKDFLSDPSSDPTDISTVSEWILNAKLPLSLAALKRKLQEIRALAAGLPDSKAVLDQAGPQLDTARRLLQEAQDARDAGLGVKDDVDGLLEGFTAVEGSFSGLNDKVQDSLDIVEDISNSLAQTKAQLTPAVKALGEVSSLAEGMKPQLVGLKVLVRSGGLLAQNAEGEAKKANKEADAATRDLASLEKQLEQLRAAERTSGHGDGTGTTGERLRKLQEEAGSLAQDTGDIMKALAGKADSLRRLQDEVLLKSQRLTGLDGKLRDLLADMRQKVKILSTCQG, encoded by the exons TGGAGGATGAAGTGCTGTACCTGTGACTCCAGGAACCCATCCAGTCAGTTGGCTCACACAATCCAGAACGTTCTATCCACCGCTGGACCCAACAGGTGGTGGCAGGCCAGGAAAG ACGTGAGTCCGGTCACCCTACAGTTGGACCTACAGAACCTGTTTCAGCTGGACACCATCATTCTGACcttcaag GGTCCCCGTCCTAGTGCGCTGGTGGTGGAGAGGACGTTGGATAATGGTCAAACCTGGCAACCGTCACTCTACATGGCCTCAGACTGTCGCTCGGCCTTCCCTGGCATTGCCATGACTATGCCACGCTCTCTGGACCAGACCTACTGCTACACCCTACCCCCCGTCCCTGCTAACTCTTACCAGGACCAGACC ATTCAGTTCAGCCCCTTGGGCCAGTTCTCTAGCATCAGCGTCCCCAATGGGCAGAAGATTCAAG AGGTGTCAGGATTGACAGGCCTGCGGGTGAAGTTGACTGAGCTGGGTGCTGTGCCCCGCTTGCCCGGCCGCACCCCCTCTCTGTTTTATGCCCTCGGAGAGATGACAGTGATGGGCACCTGCCTCTGCCACGGCCATGCCAACCGCTGTCTGCAGGATACTACTGCCTACCAGATGCCTAGCACACAG GTTAGTGCTCAGTGTGAGTGTCAGCACAACACAGCAGGTGTAAACTGTGAGCAATGTGCTGATCTCTACAACGACCTGCCCTGGAGATCTGCAGAggagggaaacacacacacctgcaaac GTTGTGAGTGTAACAACCACGCCCAGCGGTGCCGTTTCGACCCATCTGTGTATGAGGCGAGCGGATGGAGGAGTGGGGGAGTGTGTGAGGGCTGTCTGCACCACACAACCGGGCCCAAATGTGACCGCTGTGCCCCTGGATACCAACTCAACCACCGGAGCAGCATAGACCAGCCTGATGCCTGCATAC GCTGCCATTGCAGTGCAGAGGGGGCGGAGAATGGGGGTCGGTGTGATGATGTCACAGGGTCGTGTCGCTGCAAGATGGGATACTATGGCCTGACTGCCTCCAACCCTCTGGGCTGCACGA AGTGCTTGTGCAGTGCAGAGGGCTccctgtccagtgtgtgtgaccCTGTGAGCGGTCAGTGTCCCTGTCGACCTTACCACCAGGGGCTGACTTGTGAACTCTGTTCCCGTGGTTACTggaacccctcctccccccacGGCTGTGAGCCCTGTCGCTGTGACCCCACCAACTCCCATGGTGACACCTGCGACCGGAGTACGGGTCAGTGTCAGTGCAGGTCAGGGTTCGGAGGTCGTACCTGTAcagaatgtcctgacaacacTTACGGAGACCCCCTCATTGGCTGCAGAC tgtgtcaGTGTGCTGCCGGAGGCATGGTACCAGGAGGCTGTGATAAGCGTACAGGGGCCTGCCGGTGCCGCATTGGTGTCATAGGTACTCGTTGCGATGCCTGTAGCCGTGGCCATGTTTACTCCTTTCCCGACTGTGAAGTCTGCCCCTCCTGCTTCTTCTCTCTGGACTCCTACATCCAGAACCTCACCCTGGGCCTAGAGAGACTCTCCGCCAGAATCCCCTCTCGTCCTGGCGGCTCGTTGCCCACCGGTCTGGGTCTCCGCATCCAGGCCTTGGAGGCCACTCTCATCCAGATACGTGACTCTCTCCCACTCCCAACTCCCTCTATGAGACAAGTCAACGACGCCCTCTTTCAGCTACGCAGACTAAG GGACCAGTTAGATCAGGTGGATGGGGATCTGTCACCCCAAGGCAGAGGCCTCGAGCTGGGCTCACAGCTGGACGAGTTGCAGGCTCTCCTGGGCGGTCTGGGTCTGCTGTACAACTCCAAGAGAGATGCTCTAAGGAACCCTATCAACTCCAACAATGCAG GGGCCTTCTCTTCTATAAAGAATGCCTATGACGAGTCCACGGATGCGGCGAAGAGTGTGGATGCTAGTGGGAAGACTGTAGATCAATCTTCAGCGGTCAGAGAGGACGCTCTTGACCTCCAGAACCAGGTTCAACCAGAAAACACCAGAGACCTGGAGAAACTCAACCAGCAGCTGAACACCAAACCTGACCTCTCACCCACTGCCAAGCAG GTGTGTGGCAGTGTGCGCTCTGCCCCTTGTACCCCTGCCCAGTGTGATGGTGAGCTGTGCCCTGCGGAGGGGGCGCCACCCTGTGGTCGTGGCGAGAGTTGCGTTGGGGTTCTGCCTCTGGGGAACCGAGCTGTGAGGGATGCTGAGGAGGTAAAGGACAGACTGCAGCAGCTCAATGGGAAGATCACACAGGCTGCTGCACAG ATCCAGAAAACACAGGACACGGTCAATCTGGTCAGACAGTCCACGGACGATCTGGGCAATCAGATGAGGCGGGCCAGGGATGACTTGGAGGCAGATCTGCAGGAGACAAGATACTTTGTTAAAGAGCTGAAGGACTTCCTGTCAG ACCCGTCGTCAGACCCGACAGACATCAGCACGGTGAGTGAGTGGATCTTGAACGCCAAGCTGCCTCTCAGTCTGGCAGCTCTGAAGAGGAAGCTTCAGGAGATCAGAGCCCTGGCGGCAGGACTCCCAGACAGCAAAGCAGTCCTGGACCAGGCTGGACCACAGCTCGACACTGCCCGGCGGCTGCTACAGGAGGCCCAGGACGCCAG GGACGCTGGGCTGGGTGTGAAGGATGATGTTGACGGGCTGCTGGAGGGCTTCACAGCAGTGGAGGGCTCCTTCTCTGGCCTGAACGACAAAGTGCAGGACAGCCTGGACATAGTGGAAGACATCAGCAACAGTCTCGCACAG acCAAGGCCCAGTTGACTCCCGCAGTGAAGGCTCTAGGGGAGGTGTCTTCCCTGGCTGAGGGAATGAAACCTCAGCTGGTGGGGCTCAAGGTGCTGGTGCGCTCTGGAGGTCTGCTGGCCCAGAATGCTGAGGGAGAGGCCAAAAAGGCTAACAAGGAGGCAGATGCTGCGaccagg GACCTGGCGTCCCTGGAGAAGCAGCTGGAGCAGCTGCGTGCTGCAGAGAGGACCAGTGGTCATGGCGATGGGACGGGGACGACAGGTGAGCGTCTCCGGAAGCTGCAGGAGGAGGCTGGTTCTCTGGCCCAGGACACTGGAGACATAATGAAGGCACTAGCAG GTAAAGCAGACTCTCTGCGTAGACTACAGGATGAGGTCCTACTGAAGTCCCAGAGGCTGACCGGTCTGGACGGCAAACTGCGGGACCTCCTGGCTGACATGAGACAGAAGGTCAAGATCCTCTCCACCTGCCAGGGCTGA
- the LOC110494989 gene encoding laminin subunit beta-3 isoform X2, whose protein sequence is MKCCTCDSRNPSSQLAHTIQNVLSTAGPNRWWQARKDVSPVTLQLDLQNLFQLDTIILTFKGPRPSALVVERTLDNGQTWQPSLYMASDCRSAFPGIAMTMPRSLDQTYCYTLPPVPANSYQDQTIQFSPLGQFSSISVPNGQKIQEVSGLTGLRVKLTELGAVPRLPGRTPSLFYALGEMTVMGTCLCHGHANRCLQDTTAYQMPSTQVSAQCECQHNTAGVNCEQCADLYNDLPWRSAEEGNTHTCKRCECNNHAQRCRFDPSVYEASGWRSGGVCEGCLHHTTGPKCDRCAPGYQLNHRSSIDQPDACIRCHCSAEGAENGGRCDDVTGSCRCKMGYYGLTASNPLGCTKCLCSAEGSLSSVCDPVSGQCPCRPYHQGLTCELCSRGYWNPSSPHGCEPCRCDPTNSHGDTCDRSTGQCQCRSGFGGRTCTECPDNTYGDPLIGCRLCQCAAGGMVPGGCDKRTGACRCRIGVIGTRCDACSRGHVYSFPDCEVCPSCFFSLDSYIQNLTLGLERLSARIPSRPGGSLPTGLGLRIQALEATLIQIRDSLPLPTPSMRQVNDALFQLRRLRDQLDQVDGDLSPQGRGLELGSQLDELQALLGGLGLLYNSKRDALRNPINSNNAGAFSSIKNAYDESTDAAKSVDASGKTVDQSSAVREDALDLQNQVQPENTRDLEKLNQQLNTKPDLSPTAKQVCGSVRSAPCTPAQCDGELCPAEGAPPCGRGESCVGVLPLGNRAVRDAEEVKDRLQQLNGKITQAAAQIQKTQDTVNLVRQSTDDLGNQMRRARDDLEADLQETRYFVKELKDFLSDPSSDPTDISTVSEWILNAKLPLSLAALKRKLQEIRALAAGLPDSKAVLDQAGPQLDTARRLLQEAQDARDAGLGVKDDVDGLLEGFTAVEGSFSGLNDKVQDSLDIVEDISNSLAQTKAQLTPAVKALGEVSSLAEGMKPQLVGLKVLVRSGGLLAQNAEGEAKKANKEADAATRDLASLEKQLEQLRAAERTSGHGDGTGTTGERLRKLQEEAGSLAQDTGDIMKALAGKADSLRRLQDEVLLKSQRLTGLDGKLRDLLADMRQKVKILSTCQG, encoded by the exons ATGAAGTGCTGTACCTGTGACTCCAGGAACCCATCCAGTCAGTTGGCTCACACAATCCAGAACGTTCTATCCACCGCTGGACCCAACAGGTGGTGGCAGGCCAGGAAAG ACGTGAGTCCGGTCACCCTACAGTTGGACCTACAGAACCTGTTTCAGCTGGACACCATCATTCTGACcttcaag GGTCCCCGTCCTAGTGCGCTGGTGGTGGAGAGGACGTTGGATAATGGTCAAACCTGGCAACCGTCACTCTACATGGCCTCAGACTGTCGCTCGGCCTTCCCTGGCATTGCCATGACTATGCCACGCTCTCTGGACCAGACCTACTGCTACACCCTACCCCCCGTCCCTGCTAACTCTTACCAGGACCAGACC ATTCAGTTCAGCCCCTTGGGCCAGTTCTCTAGCATCAGCGTCCCCAATGGGCAGAAGATTCAAG AGGTGTCAGGATTGACAGGCCTGCGGGTGAAGTTGACTGAGCTGGGTGCTGTGCCCCGCTTGCCCGGCCGCACCCCCTCTCTGTTTTATGCCCTCGGAGAGATGACAGTGATGGGCACCTGCCTCTGCCACGGCCATGCCAACCGCTGTCTGCAGGATACTACTGCCTACCAGATGCCTAGCACACAG GTTAGTGCTCAGTGTGAGTGTCAGCACAACACAGCAGGTGTAAACTGTGAGCAATGTGCTGATCTCTACAACGACCTGCCCTGGAGATCTGCAGAggagggaaacacacacacctgcaaac GTTGTGAGTGTAACAACCACGCCCAGCGGTGCCGTTTCGACCCATCTGTGTATGAGGCGAGCGGATGGAGGAGTGGGGGAGTGTGTGAGGGCTGTCTGCACCACACAACCGGGCCCAAATGTGACCGCTGTGCCCCTGGATACCAACTCAACCACCGGAGCAGCATAGACCAGCCTGATGCCTGCATAC GCTGCCATTGCAGTGCAGAGGGGGCGGAGAATGGGGGTCGGTGTGATGATGTCACAGGGTCGTGTCGCTGCAAGATGGGATACTATGGCCTGACTGCCTCCAACCCTCTGGGCTGCACGA AGTGCTTGTGCAGTGCAGAGGGCTccctgtccagtgtgtgtgaccCTGTGAGCGGTCAGTGTCCCTGTCGACCTTACCACCAGGGGCTGACTTGTGAACTCTGTTCCCGTGGTTACTggaacccctcctccccccacGGCTGTGAGCCCTGTCGCTGTGACCCCACCAACTCCCATGGTGACACCTGCGACCGGAGTACGGGTCAGTGTCAGTGCAGGTCAGGGTTCGGAGGTCGTACCTGTAcagaatgtcctgacaacacTTACGGAGACCCCCTCATTGGCTGCAGAC tgtgtcaGTGTGCTGCCGGAGGCATGGTACCAGGAGGCTGTGATAAGCGTACAGGGGCCTGCCGGTGCCGCATTGGTGTCATAGGTACTCGTTGCGATGCCTGTAGCCGTGGCCATGTTTACTCCTTTCCCGACTGTGAAGTCTGCCCCTCCTGCTTCTTCTCTCTGGACTCCTACATCCAGAACCTCACCCTGGGCCTAGAGAGACTCTCCGCCAGAATCCCCTCTCGTCCTGGCGGCTCGTTGCCCACCGGTCTGGGTCTCCGCATCCAGGCCTTGGAGGCCACTCTCATCCAGATACGTGACTCTCTCCCACTCCCAACTCCCTCTATGAGACAAGTCAACGACGCCCTCTTTCAGCTACGCAGACTAAG GGACCAGTTAGATCAGGTGGATGGGGATCTGTCACCCCAAGGCAGAGGCCTCGAGCTGGGCTCACAGCTGGACGAGTTGCAGGCTCTCCTGGGCGGTCTGGGTCTGCTGTACAACTCCAAGAGAGATGCTCTAAGGAACCCTATCAACTCCAACAATGCAG GGGCCTTCTCTTCTATAAAGAATGCCTATGACGAGTCCACGGATGCGGCGAAGAGTGTGGATGCTAGTGGGAAGACTGTAGATCAATCTTCAGCGGTCAGAGAGGACGCTCTTGACCTCCAGAACCAGGTTCAACCAGAAAACACCAGAGACCTGGAGAAACTCAACCAGCAGCTGAACACCAAACCTGACCTCTCACCCACTGCCAAGCAG GTGTGTGGCAGTGTGCGCTCTGCCCCTTGTACCCCTGCCCAGTGTGATGGTGAGCTGTGCCCTGCGGAGGGGGCGCCACCCTGTGGTCGTGGCGAGAGTTGCGTTGGGGTTCTGCCTCTGGGGAACCGAGCTGTGAGGGATGCTGAGGAGGTAAAGGACAGACTGCAGCAGCTCAATGGGAAGATCACACAGGCTGCTGCACAG ATCCAGAAAACACAGGACACGGTCAATCTGGTCAGACAGTCCACGGACGATCTGGGCAATCAGATGAGGCGGGCCAGGGATGACTTGGAGGCAGATCTGCAGGAGACAAGATACTTTGTTAAAGAGCTGAAGGACTTCCTGTCAG ACCCGTCGTCAGACCCGACAGACATCAGCACGGTGAGTGAGTGGATCTTGAACGCCAAGCTGCCTCTCAGTCTGGCAGCTCTGAAGAGGAAGCTTCAGGAGATCAGAGCCCTGGCGGCAGGACTCCCAGACAGCAAAGCAGTCCTGGACCAGGCTGGACCACAGCTCGACACTGCCCGGCGGCTGCTACAGGAGGCCCAGGACGCCAG GGACGCTGGGCTGGGTGTGAAGGATGATGTTGACGGGCTGCTGGAGGGCTTCACAGCAGTGGAGGGCTCCTTCTCTGGCCTGAACGACAAAGTGCAGGACAGCCTGGACATAGTGGAAGACATCAGCAACAGTCTCGCACAG acCAAGGCCCAGTTGACTCCCGCAGTGAAGGCTCTAGGGGAGGTGTCTTCCCTGGCTGAGGGAATGAAACCTCAGCTGGTGGGGCTCAAGGTGCTGGTGCGCTCTGGAGGTCTGCTGGCCCAGAATGCTGAGGGAGAGGCCAAAAAGGCTAACAAGGAGGCAGATGCTGCGaccagg GACCTGGCGTCCCTGGAGAAGCAGCTGGAGCAGCTGCGTGCTGCAGAGAGGACCAGTGGTCATGGCGATGGGACGGGGACGACAGGTGAGCGTCTCCGGAAGCTGCAGGAGGAGGCTGGTTCTCTGGCCCAGGACACTGGAGACATAATGAAGGCACTAGCAG GTAAAGCAGACTCTCTGCGTAGACTACAGGATGAGGTCCTACTGAAGTCCCAGAGGCTGACCGGTCTGGACGGCAAACTGCGGGACCTCCTGGCTGACATGAGACAGAAGGTCAAGATCCTCTCCACCTGCCAGGGCTGA